A stretch of the Saprospiraceae bacterium genome encodes the following:
- a CDS encoding ribosome maturation factor has translation MYTEEIHNLLTAKFQEESFQDCFLVGIEQTKKSIRIFIDSDSGINFEKCQKISRYLESHFDEKNWFGIDYLLEVSSPGIDRPLLFPRQYKKNIGRELQLILKDGTESQATIKEVADDHVIVTREEIRKEGKKKVKETIETHLPYDIIKEAKIVIKI, from the coding sequence ATGTACACAGAAGAGATTCACAATTTACTGACTGCTAAATTCCAGGAAGAAAGCTTTCAGGATTGTTTTTTAGTTGGCATAGAGCAAACAAAAAAATCCATCCGGATATTCATAGATTCGGATAGTGGAATTAATTTTGAAAAATGTCAAAAAATCAGCCGTTATCTGGAATCCCATTTCGACGAAAAAAACTGGTTTGGGATTGATTACTTGTTGGAAGTTTCTTCTCCAGGTATCGACAGACCCCTGCTCTTTCCTAGACAATACAAAAAAAATATTGGTAGAGAATTGCAGTTGATTTTAAAAGACGGAACAGAAAGCCAGGCAACCATTAAAGAAGTTGCAGACGATCATGTGATTGTGACACGCGAAGAAATTCGCAAAGAAGGAAAAAAGAAAGTAAAGGAAACTATTGAAACGCATTTACCTTACGATATCATTAAA